CAAGTACGGGGCATCACCAACATCATGCTTACACGCTCTTTACAGGAGTTAGCATCCCATGGACTGGTTGTGCGAATACAGCATTCTAATATTCCGCCTCACGTAGAATATGGATTAACAGAACATGGCAAAAAATTAATTCCTGCTCTGGATGCTTTGAAAAAATGGGGCGAAGAACAAGCAGACTTTGAACAACATGAAATAAAAGGTTATAAATAGGATGATCCTCCCATTTATAACCTCTTATTGTTTTATACTTTAGCTATTAAATTTAATATTATTTTAAAAAAATCTATACTATTTAATATAAATTTCTGTTTCACTCTCCACTACAAACTCAACTGTTTCTTCAACTATTTTGAATTCAATTACCTTCCCATCTGCCAAAACCTCTGTAGGTTTAATATTATTTATTTTAAATTTAAAGCTATGATAATTATCTCTATAGGCCCTATAAGCCTTATTTATTCTAATTGTCATTCCATTTAAGTCATCATTGCGTTTTATTAAAAACTCATATAGATTGTAAACTCCCTTTCTATATTCAAAGCTTTCTCCATCATCCTGATAATGTACATACTTAATTTCCCTATCATTAGCTGCTGGATATATATCTAGAGTAAGTTCTTCTATTTTCTTTTCTCCTATATAATTCTGTATAGGATAACTAGGTATAATTGTTCCCTGTTTTATATATATAGGGCATAAATCTAAAGGTGCTTCCTTAACAATATATTCCCCACCTTGAAAAACTTCCTTTGTCCAGTAATCCACCCAATTATTTCCCTTTGGTAAATATACCATTCTGGCTGTCTTTCCCTGCTCTACAACTGGGGCTACAAGAATATTTTCACCACACAGGAATTCATCATTTATTTCATAAGTATTTTCATCTTCCTGGTAGTGAAGCATTAAGGCCCTAATTACAGGAAGTCCGCTGCTTTTTTGCTTCCAGAGGGTATCATAAAGATAAGGAATCAATTTATATCTAAGTTTAATATATTTTCTGTTAATATCTTCTGTTTGCTTATCAAAAGCCCAGGGTTCCTGATCTCTTGTCATAATCGAGGAATGATTTCTAAATAATGGGGTAAAGCATCCAACCTGTACCCATCTTGATAAAAGTTCTGCAGTGCAATCAAAACCAAATCCACCTACATCTGTACCACAAAAAGTTATCCCGCTTAATCCTAAATTCATAAGCATTGGAAGAGACATTCGCAAATGCTCCCAAAGGCTTTGATTATCACCAGTCCATACTGTAGAATATTTTTGCGTCCCTGCATAGCAGGCTCTGGTTATTACAAAAGGTCTTTTATTAGTGTATTTCTTGATTCCCTCATAGGTTGCCTTTGACATATAATGTCCAAAAACATTGTGCATCTCTCTATGATCTGTAATAATTCCATCATTATTAAAAACCACATCATCAGGAAGGGGCCCATTAAAACTTGCGGGCTCATTCATATCATTCCATATACCAGAAACTCCATAATCCATAATTATCTTTTGATTTTCTGCCCACCAATTTCTCACTTTTTCATTTGGAAAATCAGGATAAAGAGCATCTCCCGGCCATACTTTATTTACATAGGGGATATTATCTTTATCTGTAGCAAAATATCCATTTTTAATACCTTCATCATAGATTTCATAACCATTGTCTTTTTTAACACCAGGATCAATAATTGTTACAACTTTAAATCCATTCTGCTTTAACTCAGATAAGGTTTCCTTAGGATTTGGAAATTTATCATTGTCCCAGGTAAATACTCTATATCCATCCATATAATCAATATCTAAATATAGTGCATCACAAGGTATATCTCTCGTTCTAAACTCTTTTGCAATTTCCATTAGCCTTTGTTCTGGCACATAAGACCATCTACACTGCTGATATCCAAGTGTCCAAAGCTGAGGCAGTGGTGTTCTTCCTGTCAAATCAGTATATTTATTTAATACTTCTTTCATAGAGGGACCATATATAAAATAATAATCTAAATTTCCATCTACAGCTCCAAAATAATAATAGTCGCTATTTTCTTTTCCAATATCAAAATGAGACTCAAAAGTATTGTCAAAGAAAATACCAAAAGCCTGTTTTTCTTTTAAACCAATAAAAAATGGAATGGATTTATATAATGCTTCAAAGCTTTCCACATGTGGGTTAGGATTATCTGTATTCCACATCTTGTAATGGTATCCCTTCTTATTTAAATGTCCTGTCTTTTCACCAAAGCCATAAAAATACATATCATTTTCCATCTTTTTAAGCACTTGCACCTTTAATTCATTGTCACCATCTTTAAGTTCATGACCCTCTTCTGCTGCTACATCCCAGCCACCTTCAGCACCTCTTCTTACAAAAGATTTTCTGTCTCCTCTATAATCTTCACAAAGTATATTCCAGTTATAATCGTAAATATCCACCTTGAAATCATCAAATATGTTTACGTTTAACTTATCTGTGGCAATAGTTATTTTATCTTTTTTACTATCTACTGAAAAATTGCATTGCTTAACATTTAGATCTTCTATTGCTTTAGATAATCTCTCTTCCCTCTTTAGCGGAGAAAAGAAATTTATTATAGAAGTCGAAATTATCTCCACAATGACATTTTGGTTTTCAAACTCAATATGAATCTTATTGTCTACTTGCTCAAATCCTCTTATTTTACCAAACATTTTCCCACCCCTATTTAACAGCTATATTCTATTAATCAATGAAACTTACATATATAATTTTATACTATTAATATTTTAATTACTACCTAGGAATTGCTCACTTATTCTCAAATATTGCTGTTTTTAATTTTTTCTACAATTTAATTTTTTTCACTATATGAGATTAAAGTTGTCACATAATTAAAAGGGTATAAATTGAGCAATTGTTCAATTTATACCCTTCTAATTTTTATATAAGCAATGAATTATTTCTAAAATCCATTTAATAAGTTTCATATTTTAATGAAAACTATCTTGAAAGTATCTCTGATATCTCATATAGTCTTTCATCAAATTTTCTTGGCATTGCTAGGGCTTCATCTATATCATCAGTTATTTTATTATCTCTTATACTCATAACTTTCGATGTCTTCTTTCCTTCAATCAGAACTTCTACAGCTCTAACACCCATTCTTGAGACAAGCATTCTATCAAAGGCGGATGGACTTCCACCTCTTTGAATATGTCCTAAAATAGTGGTCCTTGTTTCAATACCCGTAATATCTTGAACTTTTTTTGCCAATTCAATTGATCCGCCAATTCCTTCTGCTACTATAATCAGACTATGCATTTTTCCTTTCAATTTTCCTTCAAGGATAGTTTTACACAGCTAAAGGATAATAATCATTATAAAATATTTTTAAACAACTCATACATTAATGATAATTCATATTTATTTATTTTAATATGATATCTTTTTTCTATATCACTAAAAATATCTCTTGAAACATCATAAAATTCTTTTTCTTTATCTGTATACTCCGCTTTTTCCTCTGGCTCATAATTATTTGATGTCATTAATCGTTCAATCATAAAAGCAATATGCATATACAGATTTAATTTAATATAACCGACTAATTTCATGTCATAATATTGTTCATATCTATAAATAACATTTTCCACTTCATTTACTACAATATTGGGATTTAAAAATGTCAGCCGGCTAGCTATTCCCTCCAATGAAAAAAATTTTAAAAATTCTCTTTTTAAATCTTCAAATTTCTCTTCATTTATTTCATCCTTTAGGGCTTCCCATAAACACTTTTCACCAGTTCCATCTAGAATATCGTAAACATTCACCCATTTCATCGTCGCAATATTAGGTAAATTTGAAGTTGTAATTATTAATTTTGTATGCTTAAAATTATCTTTGTTATTCTCCTCAATTAATTTTTTTAAATTTTTATAGTCCATTATTACAATATCCATGGTCTCATGATTAACAAATCTAGATATAATCTCTTTTATCTTATCAGATATTCCAAGTCCGGACATACAGGAAATAATTATATTTTTACCTCTTGCAATTCCCTCAAAGTACTGAATACTGATGTTATAAGCACTCTTTGCCTGCTCTGCAATATATTTAAAAGAATTGTTTTGAATCATTTTTATTCCAATATCCAAAGCAATAGCAGTAGTTACATTATTCATAATAAGTAAATCTCCAGATAGATGATTCTTTATAGAAGAATACATTTGATTTAAAGAGCCCATATCTACTAATAGGATAACACCTTTTCTAGTATCTATTTTTTCAAGATAATCGTTAACCTTTTTTATAGTATCAGCTAAAGATATATCCATAGGCATATCAATAGATTCAAATACAAAAGTACCGCAGTTTTCATTTGCAACAGCTTGAATACTGCTGGCCGTTGTATTTCCATGAGCTACAATTAACCCTTGAAGTTCTATATTTTCCTCAATATACTCTTGAAAAAATATAGTATTCATAATGTCCAAACATCTAGATAATCCAGTTACAATTGTTCCCAATTCTTCTCTAAGCTTTATAGCTATGTAATAAGCTCTCGGAGATACACCTTTTAAAAAATTTATTACTCTTTTAAAATCCAGTTTAATTATCATATCATCCTGTAGTATCAGCACTAAACATAACATTAATTCCATAGATTCTCTAGTACAGTGAATACCATAACGTTTTATAATTTTCACAAATTTTTGCATATAGCTTTCTCTCACAAATATATTTTCATCTAAAAATAATAAGTTCAAATATTCTTTAATAGAATTCATTAATTTTTTAAATTCAATGAAAATTTCCAGTTTAGCTGCTTCGGCATTTTCATAGGAAAACTCAGAAATTTGATTGAAAAATTCAATAAATTTTTGTTTTGCCTCTAAACTTTCATCTTTAATTTGAACAAATTCTCTATCATAAAATATTTTAAGAGGTGCTATATCTCTATTAGATACACTAAAAAATATATTTGAAATATCCGGTATATCTTCTAAGGTAATCCTTAATACAACTTCATCCATCTGTCTTGTAAAAGCATTAGCACAGCTAGTTTGAACAATATTCTGCAGAGTTCCTATATTGCCTTTAGGTCTTGAAAAACATAATGCTTCTACCACATGTGAATCGACTATGATATCTTTTTTTATTTTTTTTGATTCTTTATAATAAAAGAGGTAAACTATTTGCAGTCTTTCTGTAAAAGGACGATTTATTATACTATCTATATTAATATGAACAGCAATCCTTCGTCTGAAAGTTTCAAGCAATACCTCTTCAGTACGTTCTGTAGTAGCAAAAATAAATCTAACATTTGACTTTTTCCACTGGTTATCTCCCAGTTGCCTGTATTTACCAGTATCCATAAATAGAAATAACTTTTCTTGATTGGCATAAGATAGTCTATGAATTTCATCCAAAAATAGATATCCACCATCAGCTTCACTTAACAGTCCTTCCTTATCACTATTTGCACCAGTAAAACTTCCTTTTTTATATCCAAGTAATGTAGCAGACAATAGTTCAGGATTATTTGCATAATCTGCACAATTTAGCACTACAAAAGGTGCTTTAGAATAAATCACCTTTTGTTCCAGAGCATATTGATAAATTAACTTGGCAAGAAAGCTTTTTCCAACACCACTTTCACCTGTAATAAGTATTGGCAGACCATTAGGTGGGTAATTAACTGACGCCCTGCACTGTTCCACAATTTTCTTCTGACTTCCATAACATCCAATAAGATCACTAAAAGCATCTTTTTCATACTGACAATTATTTTTTTCACTGTTATCTTGAATATTTATATTCCCTTTTGTATTCTCTACTATAAATTCCTTATGTTCTATTATTTCTTCATCTTCAGTTTTTTCAATCTCTGGAATACTCCAATATACGGGCCTTGAGTTTGTCTTTTGTACTAATTTTTCCTCAAGAAGACGGTTAAGATAATGACTTACTACCTGGCGGCTCAAATTTAATTCTCTTGATAATTCTACTGCACTAATTTTTGTCTTTTCCCGGCATATTTTTTTCATCATATCATAAACCCTATCTTTTGCCTGCATATTGCTTATTCTCCTTTATTAATAAATCTAATTTTTTGTAACAAATATTTACTTTATCCATTGAATCAAAAATACTCTCTCTGATAGATATTATATAGAATTTATTTTATCAATTTAATAAATTTTATTTCACCATAAATAATTTTTACCTTGGTCTTATTATATATTATATATTTTTTATTATTTAATCTTTTTAATTATAAATGCTTCATAAGGCCTTAACGGCATATTATCACGCACTTCACCATAGTTATTTATAACACTTTCCCATTTTTCGTAAAAATAAGGTTTAAGAGAATCTATTTCTATCTCTTCTTCTGAAAAATTACCTACAACAAGCCACTTTTCGCCCTTAAATTCTCTTTCATATACATATAGACTAGGATCTTCAGTAAGATATAGTTTAAAACTACCTTCTGTAAGAATTTCTTCTTCATGACGCAGTTTAATTAGCTTTTGATAATAATAAAAAATAGAATTCTCATCTTCTAGTTCTTCTGCTACATTGATTTCAGTATAACGTGGATTCACTTTAATCCATGGATTCCCAGTGGTAAATCCTGCATTTTCAGAGCTATCCCACTGCATTGGTGTTCTTCCATTATCTCTGCTTTTATTCCATACAGCTGCCATGAAGTCCTCTTCAGAAATGGATTTATCTTTCTCTACCAACTCTTTATAGGCATTATGGATTTCAACATCGTCATATTCTTTAAGTTTGTAGTGAGCATTTACCATTCCAATTTCTTCACCCTGATAAATGTAAGGGGTTCCCTGCATACCATGCAGTATAGTAGCAAAAGCTTTTGCACACTCTTTACGATAATTTGTATCATTTCCCCATCGTGAAATAATTCTTGGCTGATCATGATTTTCAAAGTAAAGAGCATTCCATCCGTAATTTAATAATTTAGTCTGCCAATTGGAAAGTATACGTTTTAACTCTATTAGATCAAAATCTTTTAATGCCCATTTTTTATTTGGAGAATTTGGAATTCTGTCAATATTCATATGTTCAAAAGTAATAATCATATTTAATTCTTTTCTCTCTGGATCTACAAATAATCTAGCATTTTCTGAATCAGATCCTGGTGCCTCTCCAACAGTCATACAGTCATATTTTGACAATACTTCTCTATTCATTTCCTTCAAATATTCGTGAAGTCTTGGTCCGTTGGCATGCATAAATCCTTTAATATATTTTTCTCCTGGTCTTTCAGGATAATCTGGAAAATCTGTGTATTTTGATATAGATGCGATTACATCCATACGCCATCCATCTACCCCTTTATCCATCCAAAATTTCATTAAATCATAAACTTCCTGACGAACCTTAGGATTTTCCCAATTTAAATCCGGCTGCTTCTTTGTATAATAATGTAGGTAGTATTGATTTCTTTCCTTTGAATATTCCCAGGCTGATCCGCAGAAACTTGAGCCCCAATTATTTGGTTCACTGCCATCTGCTTTAGGATCAAGCCAAAAATAATAGTTACTGTATGGATTATCCTTTGACTTTTTACTCTCTTCAAACCAAAAATGTTCATCAGAAGTATGATTTGCAACTAAATCCATTACTATTTTAATATCTCTATTGTGTGCTTCCTCTATTAAGTTTTCCATATCGGCATTGGTTCCAAATTTTTCATATATCTTTCTATAATCGCTGATATCATAACCATTGTCATCTTGAGGAGACTCATAAACAGGACTGATCCATATAACATCGATTCCTAACTTCTTTAAATAATCTAATTTTTCTATTATACCATTTAAATCTCCATATCCATCCCCATTTGAATCTTTAAAACTTCTTGGATATATCTGATAAACTACTGCTTTTTTCCACCAATTACTCATAACAATTCTCCTTATCTTAAAATTAAATTATGCAATTCCCAATGCAGAAAGTAAAATTCCTAGTATAATAATAGCAATTAACAAAATATTAATACTAACTTTTTTATTTTTCATCAAATAGAAACAAAGTAGTGTTAGTCCTAAAGGTATAATCCCAACAAATATTTGATCTAACATGTTTTGCAGGTTAAGTACAGAGGTACCCCCCATTTTAAATTGAACAGTAGTCTTAAAATTTACCATCTGACTAGTCATACCGCCTACCATAATTAAACCTACAATACTAGCTGCTTTAGTTAATATATTAATTAATCCACTGGCATATAATTTTTCTATATATTTTGCACCTAAGCTATATCCTAAAAATGTTCCATAGTATTTTATTACAACCGCTGGAATATTAAAAAGAAGAAGAAAAATAATAGGTGCAAGAACATTTCCTGATTGGCCTATACTAACAGCAACACCAGCAGCAATAACTCTTATAACCCCCCAGAAAATAGAATCTCCAATACCTGAAAGAGGTCCCATTAAACTAGACTTTACCGCATTAATAGATGTAGTATCAAAATCTTCACGCATGCTGTTTTCTTTTTCCATGGAAGCTGTGAGTCCCATTATAAAAGTAGACATTGGAATAGTTGCACTAAAATATGACATATGACGTGATAATGCTTCTTTTTTATCCTCTGGATTATTATAAAGTTTATTAATAAATGGCATCATTGAATAACAAAAACCTGAACCGCCTTGTTTAGCGGGGCTTACAGAAGAATATAAAGTAAATGAACGCCAAAATATTTTTCTAAGTAACACTCTTTCTTCTTTTGGAATTTCTTTAGTTAGATTACTCATCGAAAAAATCCTCCTCTTCACTATCAGTTACTTGAACGTTTTCACCAACACCAGCTTTAGCCAATTGGCTTATCTCAAAATCATTGTAGGCAATAACAATTGCAACTATTATACCTAGTGCAGCAAGAGCAACAAGTGGTAATTTTAAATATGCAACCACTACAAATCCCAAGAAAAAGAAAACTGCTATTTTATTGTTCCATAAAAGCCTTAATAACATAGCCATACCAACAGCTGGTAGTAGATTACCACAGATTGTCAACCCATTTAATATAAAATGTGGTATTGCATTTAACAAAGCTTGAACTGCATCAGAACCTACAAGTATACCAAAGAAAGCAACTAATGAGTATAAAAACCAGTTAACAGCCCAAAGTCCAAAATGTAAGGTGATTATTTTGCGTTCTTCTCCTTTTACTGCAAGCTTATCAAAAACTGGTGCAAAAAAACCTACTAAAAAAATGTATAAGAGATTTTTAACTTGAAGTCCCAAAATTCCAATTGGAATAGCTAAAGTTAAAGCAACCTGAGATCCTCCTCCTACCGTAATAGCAAAAGCTGTACCTACTGCAGTAGCAATACCAGGTTCAGCAGCCTGTGCTCCCCCAATATTAACTATTCCCATAAATACTGCCTCAAGGGCTGCACCTATCAAAACACCTGTATGCAAGTCTCCAAGCAGCAGGCCCACTAAAGGGCCTATAACAATTGGCCTATTAAGCATGGAAAGACCTATTAATTCAGCACCGCCAACGCATATAAAAACTGCTAGTGCAACCAAAGTCGCCTGTACTAACATAATTAATTCCTCCTTTTATTGAATCTTATAAATTTATCTTTCGAATTATATCTTTCATTGGTTTTTTCTCATCAGAAGGAACAGCCTGTAAACTAGTGTTTGGATCAATTTCAATAATTTTTTTAAGAGAATCGATTTCATCCTTTGTAAGCATAACTGTTGGACTTAATGTTGTTTTCTCAGACACATCAATTCCATCAAATCTTCCTACATTACCTATATTTACATATTCTATTTTTTCTACACTTTCACAAATCTTCAAAGCATCTTTAATATTTCTTGTTATCAATAAGATACGCATCTTAGCTGCTTTAGGGTTGTTAACTACACCAATAGCATCCTCAACTGACTTTATAAGTACTTTAATGCTATTTGGTGCTGCCATCTTTAATGTCATTTTCTGCATTTCATCTTTTGCAGCTGCATCGTTTGCAACGACAATTCCTTGAATTTTTAACTCCTTTGACCATCCTAAAGCAACCTGCCCGTGTATTAATCTATCATCTACTCTTAATGCTGCTATCATTTTTCATACCTCCAATTTATTTAATTTAACCTTCCAAAAAATCTTCGTCATTTTCATTATTTATATCAACTTCCACTAAATTCATTTGACTTCGACTTTCTTCGATAATCTCCTTAAGTCTCTCTTTAGTTACTTTTTCTGTTTCCATTAATACTGTCAATATAACAGGAAGATTAAAACCAGCAATTATAAATACATTTAACTTAGATGCATAAGCTGTAATCTTTTGATTGACACTCCCCCCTAAAATATCTGTAAATACAAATACTACTTCTTCTGGCTTCACACTGTCGAAAAACCTTGTAATACTTTCTGGTACATCCTCACCTCCTTCTACATAGGCATTAATGCATGTAATATCTGCCATATTACCTACTAAAAGTTCAATAGTGCTTTTAGCACCGCTAGCTAA
This genomic window from Clostridium pasteurianum DSM 525 = ATCC 6013 contains:
- a CDS encoding glycoside hydrolase family 31 protein, with amino-acid sequence MFGKIRGFEQVDNKIHIEFENQNVIVEIISTSIINFFSPLKREERLSKAIEDLNVKQCNFSVDSKKDKITIATDKLNVNIFDDFKVDIYDYNWNILCEDYRGDRKSFVRRGAEGGWDVAAEEGHELKDGDNELKVQVLKKMENDMYFYGFGEKTGHLNKKGYHYKMWNTDNPNPHVESFEALYKSIPFFIGLKEKQAFGIFFDNTFESHFDIGKENSDYYYFGAVDGNLDYYFIYGPSMKEVLNKYTDLTGRTPLPQLWTLGYQQCRWSYVPEQRLMEIAKEFRTRDIPCDALYLDIDYMDGYRVFTWDNDKFPNPKETLSELKQNGFKVVTIIDPGVKKDNGYEIYDEGIKNGYFATDKDNIPYVNKVWPGDALYPDFPNEKVRNWWAENQKIIMDYGVSGIWNDMNEPASFNGPLPDDVVFNNDGIITDHREMHNVFGHYMSKATYEGIKKYTNKRPFVITRACYAGTQKYSTVWTGDNQSLWEHLRMSLPMLMNLGLSGITFCGTDVGGFGFDCTAELLSRWVQVGCFTPLFRNHSSIMTRDQEPWAFDKQTEDINRKYIKLRYKLIPYLYDTLWKQKSSGLPVIRALMLHYQEDENTYEINDEFLCGENILVAPVVEQGKTARMVYLPKGNNWVDYWTKEVFQGGEYIVKEAPLDLCPIYIKQGTIIPSYPIQNYIGEKKIEELTLDIYPAANDREIKYVHYQDDGESFEYRKGVYNLYEFLIKRNDDLNGMTIRINKAYRAYRDNYHSFKFKINNIKPTEVLADGKVIEFKIVEETVEFVVESETEIYIK
- a CDS encoding PTS sugar transporter subunit IIA, producing the protein MKKILIATHGTLASGAKSTIELLVGNMADITCINAYVEGGEDVPESITRFFDSVKPEEVVFVFTDILGGSVNQKITAYASKLNVFIIAGFNLPVILTVLMETEKVTKERLKEIIEESRSQMNLVEVDINNENDEDFLEG
- a CDS encoding PTS mannose/fructose/sorbose/N-acetylgalactosamine transporter subunit IIC codes for the protein MLVQATLVALAVFICVGGAELIGLSMLNRPIVIGPLVGLLLGDLHTGVLIGAALEAVFMGIVNIGGAQAAEPGIATAVGTAFAITVGGGSQVALTLAIPIGILGLQVKNLLYIFLVGFFAPVFDKLAVKGEERKIITLHFGLWAVNWFLYSLVAFFGILVGSDAVQALLNAIPHFILNGLTICGNLLPAVGMAMLLRLLWNNKIAVFFFLGFVVVAYLKLPLVALAALGIIVAIVIAYNDFEISQLAKAGVGENVQVTDSEEEDFFDE
- a CDS encoding PTS system mannose/fructose/sorbose family transporter subunit IID, with the translated sequence MSNLTKEIPKEERVLLRKIFWRSFTLYSSVSPAKQGGSGFCYSMMPFINKLYNNPEDKKEALSRHMSYFSATIPMSTFIMGLTASMEKENSMREDFDTTSINAVKSSLMGPLSGIGDSIFWGVIRVIAAGVAVSIGQSGNVLAPIIFLLLFNIPAVVIKYYGTFLGYSLGAKYIEKLYASGLINILTKAASIVGLIMVGGMTSQMVNFKTTVQFKMGGTSVLNLQNMLDQIFVGIIPLGLTLLCFYLMKNKKVSINILLIAIIILGILLSALGIA
- a CDS encoding PTS sugar transporter subunit IIB; the encoded protein is MIAALRVDDRLIHGQVALGWSKELKIQGIVVANDAAAKDEMQKMTLKMAAPNSIKVLIKSVEDAIGVVNNPKAAKMRILLITRNIKDALKICESVEKIEYVNIGNVGRFDGIDVSEKTTLSPTVMLTKDEIDSLKKIIEIDPNTSLQAVPSDEKKPMKDIIRKINL
- a CDS encoding glycoside hydrolase family 13 protein, giving the protein MSNWWKKAVVYQIYPRSFKDSNGDGYGDLNGIIEKLDYLKKLGIDVIWISPVYESPQDDNGYDISDYRKIYEKFGTNADMENLIEEAHNRDIKIVMDLVANHTSDEHFWFEESKKSKDNPYSNYYFWLDPKADGSEPNNWGSSFCGSAWEYSKERNQYYLHYYTKKQPDLNWENPKVRQEVYDLMKFWMDKGVDGWRMDVIASISKYTDFPDYPERPGEKYIKGFMHANGPRLHEYLKEMNREVLSKYDCMTVGEAPGSDSENARLFVDPERKELNMIITFEHMNIDRIPNSPNKKWALKDFDLIELKRILSNWQTKLLNYGWNALYFENHDQPRIISRWGNDTNYRKECAKAFATILHGMQGTPYIYQGEEIGMVNAHYKLKEYDDVEIHNAYKELVEKDKSISEEDFMAAVWNKSRDNGRTPMQWDSSENAGFTTGNPWIKVNPRYTEINVAEELEDENSIFYYYQKLIKLRHEEEILTEGSFKLYLTEDPSLYVYEREFKGEKWLVVGNFSEEEIEIDSLKPYFYEKWESVINNYGEVRDNMPLRPYEAFIIKKIK
- a CDS encoding sigma 54-interacting transcriptional regulator — protein: MQAKDRVYDMMKKICREKTKISAVELSRELNLSRQVVSHYLNRLLEEKLVQKTNSRPVYWSIPEIEKTEDEEIIEHKEFIVENTKGNINIQDNSEKNNCQYEKDAFSDLIGCYGSQKKIVEQCRASVNYPPNGLPILITGESGVGKSFLAKLIYQYALEQKVIYSKAPFVVLNCADYANNPELLSATLLGYKKGSFTGANSDKEGLLSEADGGYLFLDEIHRLSYANQEKLFLFMDTGKYRQLGDNQWKKSNVRFIFATTERTEEVLLETFRRRIAVHINIDSIINRPFTERLQIVYLFYYKESKKIKKDIIVDSHVVEALCFSRPKGNIGTLQNIVQTSCANAFTRQMDEVVLRITLEDIPDISNIFFSVSNRDIAPLKIFYDREFVQIKDESLEAKQKFIEFFNQISEFSYENAEAAKLEIFIEFKKLMNSIKEYLNLLFLDENIFVRESYMQKFVKIIKRYGIHCTRESMELMLCLVLILQDDMIIKLDFKRVINFLKGVSPRAYYIAIKLREELGTIVTGLSRCLDIMNTIFFQEYIEENIELQGLIVAHGNTTASSIQAVANENCGTFVFESIDMPMDISLADTIKKVNDYLEKIDTRKGVILLVDMGSLNQMYSSIKNHLSGDLLIMNNVTTAIALDIGIKMIQNNSFKYIAEQAKSAYNISIQYFEGIARGKNIIISCMSGLGISDKIKEIISRFVNHETMDIVIMDYKNLKKLIEENNKDNFKHTKLIITTSNLPNIATMKWVNVYDILDGTGEKCLWEALKDEINEEKFEDLKREFLKFFSLEGIASRLTFLNPNIVVNEVENVIYRYEQYYDMKLVGYIKLNLYMHIAFMIERLMTSNNYEPEEKAEYTDKEKEFYDVSRDIFSDIEKRYHIKINKYELSLMYELFKNIL
- a CDS encoding winged helix-turn-helix transcriptional regulator codes for the protein MSTKNLYDGSCRIINSLNIISGKWKLPILCKLSPGNIRYNELKRQVRGITNIMLTRSLQELASHGLVVRIQHSNIPPHVEYGLTEHGKKLIPALDALKKWGEEQADFEQHEIKGYK